In Dyadobacter sp. NIV53, a single window of DNA contains:
- a CDS encoding family 43 glycosylhydrolase — translation MPRLTYTTILFLVLLILSSINGYAQSQATFCNPMDIDYKYNFEQLNENISYRSGADPVIINHKNEYYLFVTISGGYWHSKDMIHWKYLTANRWPFEDMCAPAAVSVNDTLFLFQSTFEQRPILYSVAPEKGIWEFYNRWTPRLPKDIGPWDPALFHDPDTNKWFMYWGSSNVYPIFGAELDHSKKLAFKGQYKAMLWLNQYEHGWERFGPNHSDPFKPFTEGAWMTKNNGKYYLQYGAPGTEYNVYANGTYVADDPLGPFTYAPYNPVSYKPGGFATGAGHGNTFQDNYGNYWNTGTSWIGLNWAMERRIVMHPAGFDKDGHMFANTRFGDFPYKMTTKKWDGKGDDLFAGWMLLSYKKPATASSTMDTMSVNKITDENPRTFWAAKQNKPGETLTIDLQNEQDIKAIQVNYTDYKTNIFANDPEKVYTQFKILTSKDGKKWELVSDLTKEPKRDRPCAYIELPQPVRARYVRYEHVYVAAPNLAVSEFRIFGNGSGKVPEVPKKFTAKRQKDTRNADLSWEKIPGVVGYNVLWGIAPDKLYQTYQFWNDEPNAFELRALNVGVPYYFAIEAFNENGVSEMSEVIMAK, via the coding sequence ATGCCAAGACTCACTTATACCACTATATTATTTTTAGTACTGCTTATTTTAAGCTCTATAAACGGATACGCTCAAAGCCAGGCAACTTTTTGTAATCCAATGGATATTGATTACAAATACAACTTTGAACAACTGAATGAAAATATCTCATACCGTTCTGGCGCTGACCCGGTTATCATTAACCATAAAAACGAATATTATCTTTTCGTAACAATTTCCGGCGGTTACTGGCATTCCAAAGATATGATCCACTGGAAATATTTAACAGCAAACCGCTGGCCATTTGAAGATATGTGCGCGCCGGCCGCCGTTTCCGTCAATGATACTTTATTTTTATTTCAATCTACTTTTGAGCAGCGCCCCATTTTGTATTCCGTAGCACCTGAAAAAGGAATCTGGGAATTTTATAACAGATGGACACCACGTTTACCCAAAGATATTGGCCCCTGGGATCCTGCTCTTTTTCATGACCCGGATACAAACAAATGGTTTATGTACTGGGGTTCGTCCAATGTCTATCCCATTTTCGGAGCAGAACTGGATCATTCTAAAAAACTTGCTTTTAAGGGACAATACAAAGCAATGCTCTGGCTGAATCAGTATGAACACGGCTGGGAACGTTTTGGCCCAAATCACTCTGACCCTTTCAAACCATTTACAGAAGGTGCCTGGATGACCAAAAATAACGGCAAGTATTATCTCCAGTATGGTGCGCCAGGAACGGAATACAATGTTTATGCAAACGGAACGTATGTGGCAGATGATCCGCTTGGCCCATTTACTTATGCACCTTACAATCCGGTATCATACAAGCCCGGCGGATTCGCAACCGGGGCAGGTCACGGTAATACATTTCAGGATAATTATGGCAATTACTGGAATACAGGTACTTCGTGGATAGGACTGAACTGGGCTATGGAACGAAGAATAGTCATGCATCCGGCGGGATTTGATAAAGACGGACACATGTTTGCAAATACGCGTTTTGGAGATTTCCCCTATAAAATGACTACTAAAAAATGGGATGGAAAAGGTGATGATCTTTTTGCGGGATGGATGTTATTGTCTTACAAAAAACCTGCTACTGCTTCTTCCACTATGGACACGATGTCAGTTAACAAGATAACAGATGAAAATCCAAGAACTTTCTGGGCAGCTAAACAAAACAAACCTGGTGAAACCCTGACGATAGACCTGCAAAATGAACAGGATATTAAGGCTATACAGGTTAATTATACCGATTATAAAACAAACATTTTCGCTAATGATCCTGAAAAGGTTTATACACAATTTAAAATTCTTACTTCAAAAGATGGCAAAAAGTGGGAGTTGGTAAGTGATCTGACGAAAGAGCCAAAACGTGACCGCCCCTGTGCTTACATCGAATTGCCACAGCCGGTACGGGCGCGTTATGTGCGTTATGAACACGTTTATGTAGCCGCCCCAAATCTGGCAGTCAGTGAGTTCCGGATTTTTGGGAACGGATCAGGAAAAGTACCTGAAGTTCCGAAAAAATTCACTGCCAAACGCCAAAAGGATACACGAAATGCAGATTTGAGCTGGGAAAAAATTCCTGGTGTAGTCGGCTACAACGTACTTTGGGGAATTGCACCGGATAAATTATATCAAACCTATCAGTTCTGGAACGATGAGCCCAATGCATTCGAACTCAGGGCATTGAATGTAGGTGTACC
- a CDS encoding glycosyltransferase family 2 protein, translated as MIVQAKESLQLQLVSIVVATYNGERFLREQLDSIVNQTYPNLEIVIVDDASNDGTIAILERYAASYPNICVYKAEKNLGYIKNFQKGLLLCKGDYIALSDQDDIWLPEKISILMKEKGEHAMVYCNSELIGADGESLGIKLTDLKNLLDFWTPLNYVVGGTASGHAMLVKREVIEQSLPLPVIVTHDYWIGFVSTLFSPIKFVDEVLVLYRQHGGNVIGVNSGGTKATRKKKITKESRNEIIRERMKMMYEKCPDSLPEIKKVFYSLHKSYQNFSLRHNFTRMIIFFRYRKEITAYKKRKELRRWLFCMKMFFKIE; from the coding sequence ATGATTGTCCAGGCTAAAGAATCCTTACAATTGCAGCTTGTATCAATCGTTGTGGCAACATACAACGGAGAGCGGTTTCTGCGTGAACAACTAGACAGTATTGTTAATCAGACATATCCGAATCTGGAAATTGTCATTGTAGACGACGCATCAAATGACGGTACAATTGCAATACTGGAACGGTATGCTGCATCCTACCCAAATATCTGTGTTTATAAGGCGGAGAAAAATTTGGGCTATATTAAAAATTTTCAAAAGGGCCTGTTGCTTTGTAAGGGAGACTATATCGCATTGAGCGATCAGGATGATATATGGCTTCCGGAAAAAATAAGTATCCTCATGAAAGAAAAAGGTGAACATGCAATGGTCTATTGTAATTCAGAGCTGATAGGTGCAGATGGGGAAAGTTTGGGAATAAAACTGACGGATCTTAAAAATTTACTGGATTTCTGGACGCCATTAAATTATGTGGTTGGAGGCACGGCTTCGGGGCATGCGATGCTCGTAAAAAGAGAAGTGATAGAACAGAGTTTGCCATTGCCCGTGATTGTTACGCACGACTATTGGATTGGGTTTGTATCTACGCTTTTTAGCCCGATAAAATTTGTTGATGAAGTTTTGGTTTTGTACCGGCAGCATGGTGGAAATGTAATAGGTGTTAATTCTGGTGGTACCAAAGCAACCCGGAAGAAAAAAATAACAAAGGAGAGCCGCAACGAAATAATCAGAGAGCGGATGAAAATGATGTATGAAAAATGTCCGGACAGTTTGCCGGAGATAAAAAAAGTTTTTTATTCATTACACAAAAGCTATCAGAATTTTTCTTTGCGTCATAACTTTACGAGAATGATAATTTTTTTCAGGTATAGGAAAGAAATCACGGCCTATAAAAAACGTAAAGAATTACGCAGGTGGTTATTTTGCATGAAAATGTTTTTTAAAATAGAATAA
- the tyrS gene encoding tyrosine--tRNA ligase — translation MDFIEELRWRGMLHDMMPGTDDQLRKEMTSGYIGFDPTASSLHIGNLATIMLLVHFQRAGHKPFALVGGATGMIGDPSFKASERSFLDEDTLRFNQEGIRKQLEQFLDFDCGANSAEMVNNYDWFKEMGFLQFLREAGKFLSVNYMMSKDSVKKRLETGISFTEFSYQLLQGYDFYHLYKHKNIRLQMGGSDQWGNITTGTEIIRRKEGDEDGYFKAYALTTPLLTKSDGSKFGKSEGGNIWLDAAKTSPYEFYQFWLSQSDEDSPRYLRVFSFKNKEEIEALESRHAEAPHLRVLQKALAEELTIRIHSQKAYELVLKASEVLFGKATLETLQSIELDEFDTIFDGVPQTEITREEWNECLNVTDLISTVTKSEVYASKGEARRAIQQNAVSVNKVKVTSADQSRSDFTLLQESFLLISKGKKNHLIKVV, via the coding sequence ATTGATTTTATAGAGGAATTGCGCTGGCGGGGAATGCTGCACGATATGATGCCGGGAACAGATGATCAGCTGAGAAAAGAAATGACTTCCGGATACATCGGTTTTGATCCTACTGCTTCATCACTGCATATTGGCAATCTGGCTACAATTATGCTTCTGGTTCATTTTCAACGTGCAGGCCATAAACCGTTTGCATTGGTTGGCGGTGCTACTGGTATGATTGGCGATCCTTCTTTTAAAGCATCGGAACGTTCTTTTCTGGATGAAGATACATTAAGGTTCAATCAGGAAGGGATTCGTAAACAATTGGAACAGTTCCTTGATTTTGATTGTGGTGCCAATTCTGCCGAAATGGTCAATAATTACGACTGGTTCAAGGAAATGGGGTTTTTGCAATTTTTACGCGAAGCAGGTAAATTTCTGAGTGTCAATTATATGATGTCGAAAGATTCAGTAAAAAAGCGACTGGAAACCGGCATTTCTTTTACCGAATTTTCGTACCAGCTTTTGCAGGGATACGATTTCTACCATTTGTACAAACACAAGAATATCCGTCTTCAGATGGGTGGTTCGGATCAGTGGGGTAATATTACTACCGGAACTGAAATCATTCGCAGGAAAGAAGGGGATGAAGATGGTTATTTCAAAGCTTATGCATTAACAACGCCACTTCTAACAAAATCAGACGGATCAAAATTTGGTAAAAGTGAAGGCGGGAATATCTGGCTGGATGCTGCCAAAACATCTCCATATGAATTTTACCAGTTTTGGTTAAGCCAAAGCGATGAAGATTCTCCACGTTACCTGAGGGTATTTTCGTTTAAAAATAAAGAAGAAATTGAAGCGCTTGAAAGCCGGCATGCAGAAGCACCACATTTGCGTGTATTGCAAAAAGCATTGGCAGAAGAACTGACAATCAGGATACATTCTCAGAAAGCATATGAACTGGTTCTGAAAGCTTCGGAAGTTTTGTTTGGAAAAGCGACACTTGAAACTTTACAAAGCATTGAACTCGACGAGTTCGATACAATTTTTGATGGCGTTCCCCAAACTGAAATTACCAGAGAAGAATGGAATGAGTGCCTGAATGTAACAGATCTGATTTCGACTGTAACCAAATCGGAAGTATACGCATCAAAAGGTGAAGCACGCCGGGCAATTCAGCAAAATGCCGTAAGTGTTAATAAAGTAAAGGTAACTTCGGCGGATCAGTCAAGATCGGATTTTACTTTACTTCAGGAGAGTTTTTTACTGATTTCAAAAGGAAAGAAAAATCACTTGATCAAGGTAGTTTAG
- a CDS encoding metallophosphoesterase produces MIFKRRSFLKLLPVLSGVPYLASSEIVNPAAKISMRFIVASDGHYGQPDTDYKTFHSDLIGWVNREKLQKGVDFVFFNGDMIHDDPTLYYDLKTMLANLHVPYFVSRGNHDKVGLDVWQSTWGYGTNHSFAKGEYAFVVGDTSNEKGEYLCPDINWMRNEIAKYSDKKGIFVFLHITPAKWTPNGVDCKEVVELFENTPNVKAIFNGHDHDQDSKKQNGKKPYFFDGHFGGNWGTSYKGYRIVEIYEDHTWQTYQYNPTAAPVLNSFTGK; encoded by the coding sequence ATGATTTTTAAAAGACGTTCATTTTTGAAGTTGCTGCCTGTTTTGTCTGGTGTTCCATATCTGGCCAGTTCAGAAATAGTTAATCCGGCTGCAAAAATTTCAATGCGGTTTATTGTTGCTTCTGACGGCCATTACGGCCAGCCTGATACAGATTATAAAACTTTTCATTCTGATCTGATCGGCTGGGTCAACAGGGAAAAGCTGCAAAAAGGAGTGGATTTTGTTTTTTTTAACGGAGATATGATTCACGACGATCCTACATTGTATTACGACCTTAAAACGATGCTTGCCAATTTACACGTTCCTTACTTTGTAAGCAGGGGAAACCATGATAAAGTTGGTTTGGATGTGTGGCAAAGTACATGGGGATATGGCACCAATCATAGCTTTGCAAAAGGCGAATATGCATTTGTGGTAGGAGATACTTCCAATGAAAAAGGAGAATACCTTTGTCCGGATATTAACTGGATGCGTAATGAAATAGCAAAGTATAGCGATAAAAAAGGCATTTTTGTTTTCCTGCACATTACGCCGGCAAAATGGACACCAAATGGTGTTGACTGTAAGGAAGTTGTCGAATTATTTGAAAACACGCCTAATGTAAAAGCTATTTTTAACGGACACGATCATGATCAGGATAGTAAAAAACAGAATGGCAAAAAACCATATTTCTTCGACGGGCACTTTGGCGGAAACTGGGGCACTTCATACAAAGGTTACCGCATCGTTGAAATTTATGAAGACCATACCTGGCAGACTTATCAATACAACCCAACGGCTGCACCGGTATTAAATTCATTTACAGGGAAATAA
- a CDS encoding Uma2 family endonuclease gives MKPLNESMNVRDELLKIPDLRSLLDELEGIWREEQIRRHTFWAEVDENRKAEFILGEIIYHSPIYGRHWMASSNILTRLLPFVKENNLGKVGIEKVMIRLTRNDYEPDICFWLKGQAENFGKTQSAFPPPDFIIEILSESTKDRDYGIKMTDYALHGIKEYWIVDPENLSVEQYLLDQKQFQLAQKLREGILKAEVRKGFKIGVKDIFEE, from the coding sequence ATGAAGCCATTAAATGAAAGTATGAATGTAAGAGACGAATTGTTAAAGATCCCTGACCTTAGAAGCTTGCTGGACGAGCTTGAAGGTATTTGGCGTGAAGAACAAATCCGGCGCCATACTTTTTGGGCAGAGGTCGATGAGAATCGGAAAGCTGAATTTATATTAGGTGAAATCATATACCACTCACCCATATATGGCAGACACTGGATGGCATCTTCTAATATTCTAACCCGGTTACTACCATTTGTAAAGGAAAATAATCTGGGAAAAGTGGGAATCGAAAAAGTAATGATCCGGTTAACCCGAAATGATTATGAACCTGATATCTGTTTTTGGCTGAAAGGCCAGGCTGAAAATTTCGGTAAAACCCAGTCTGCATTTCCACCTCCTGATTTCATTATAGAGATTCTTTCTGAAAGCACAAAAGATCGTGATTATGGCATCAAAATGACAGATTACGCTCTTCACGGTATAAAGGAATATTGGATTGTTGATCCTGAAAATCTCTCAGTTGAACAGTATTTGCTAGATCAAAAGCAGTTTCAGTTAGCGCAAAAACTCCGGGAAGGAATATTGAAAGCAGAAGTAAGAAAAGGTTTTAAAATTGGAGTTAAAGATATTTTTGAAGAATAA
- a CDS encoding regulatory protein RecX, with protein sequence MDRLILQKAASYCAYQERTQDEVRLRLKKWDVWGEEADEIIAELISLNYLSEERFAKTYAGGKFRMKNWGRMKIKQELHRRGLSEYSIEKGMKEIGDQAYKEGLKELLTKKKTLLDRTETDKFKLKQKLARYAMGKGYESELIWKAIEEISD encoded by the coding sequence ATGGACCGTCTTATTCTTCAAAAAGCAGCTTCTTATTGTGCTTATCAGGAGCGTACCCAGGACGAGGTAAGGCTTCGGTTAAAAAAATGGGATGTTTGGGGAGAAGAAGCAGATGAAATTATTGCCGAATTGATCTCTTTAAACTACCTGAGCGAAGAAAGATTTGCGAAAACTTATGCCGGTGGAAAGTTCAGAATGAAAAACTGGGGCCGGATGAAAATTAAACAGGAGCTGCACCGCCGTGGGTTGAGCGAATACAGCATAGAAAAGGGAATGAAAGAAATAGGGGATCAAGCCTACAAGGAAGGATTGAAGGAGCTTTTAACCAAAAAGAAAACATTACTTGACCGGACAGAAACCGATAAATTTAAACTCAAACAAAAACTGGCAAGATATGCTATGGGAAAAGGCTATGAAAGCGAGCTGATCTGGAAGGCAATTGAAGAAATTAGCGATTAG
- the corA gene encoding magnesium/cobalt transporter CorA: MVRIFYKEGRLIKRENDIRELGKVKNLVWVDLQSPSAEEEEWVENKCDISFQTPQEIVEIESSSRFFEQNDTINANSNFLKIDQSGYETYPVSFILNKNVLFTYRRGDSKTFADAVKKMKVSPDTFHNGVDFMLLLLETRIEADADSLEAISKDISAISKDLNHEQRARQEVLIRISGLQEITMMLRETSIDKQRVLSGILRSQYFPEDRKEHLRIILKDISSLLEYTTFNFERLEYLQNTFMGLINLEQSQVIKIFTVVTIIFMPPTLIAGIFGMNYNHIPSTGEPWGFWVSLLLMLLSSLVVLWFFRRKRWI, encoded by the coding sequence GGGAACTTGGCAAGGTAAAAAATCTGGTTTGGGTTGATTTACAGTCGCCTTCTGCCGAAGAAGAAGAATGGGTGGAAAACAAATGTGATATCAGTTTTCAAACACCACAGGAAATTGTAGAGATTGAAAGCAGTTCACGTTTTTTTGAGCAGAATGATACTATAAATGCAAACTCCAACTTTCTGAAAATTGATCAGAGTGGGTATGAAACTTATCCGGTTTCATTTATTCTTAATAAAAATGTCCTTTTTACTTACCGCCGTGGTGATTCCAAAACTTTTGCTGATGCAGTAAAAAAGATGAAAGTAAGTCCTGATACCTTTCACAATGGAGTCGACTTTATGCTTTTACTTCTGGAAACGCGGATTGAAGCAGATGCGGATTCACTGGAGGCAATTTCAAAGGATATTTCAGCTATCAGTAAGGACCTCAATCATGAGCAAAGGGCAAGGCAGGAAGTACTGATCCGTATCAGTGGTCTGCAGGAAATAACGATGATGCTGCGGGAAACAAGTATTGACAAACAACGTGTGCTCTCAGGCATTTTACGTAGCCAATACTTTCCGGAAGACAGAAAAGAACATTTAAGAATTATTCTGAAAGACATTAGTTCACTGCTGGAATACACAACGTTTAACTTTGAGCGGCTCGAATATCTTCAGAACACTTTTATGGGTCTGATCAATCTGGAACAAAGCCAGGTAATTAAGATATTTACCGTAGTAACAATTATCTTCATGCCGCCAACGCTCATTGCAGGAATTTTTGGTATGAATTACAATCATATTCCCTCCACCGGTGAACCATGGGGATTCTGGGTTTCGCTTTTGCTCATGCTTTTGTCCTCACTGGTAGTACTTTGGTTTTTCAGGAGGAAGCGCTGGATTTAA
- a CDS encoding GNAT family N-acetyltransferase, producing the protein MNTIIPDQQAIQFDIARTEEDLHQILSLQKLNLKNEISDETKKEQGFLTVNHKIEELILMQQSTPQIVARANGRIVAFALGMLPELGKLISDLQPMFTLLEGLNWHSVKLPAYRYYIMGQVCVDVNFRGQGVFDQLYQKHKEVYSTEYDLCITEISTSNTRSQRAHERVGFETIHTHLDHVDEWNVVVWEF; encoded by the coding sequence ATGAATACGATTATTCCGGATCAACAAGCTATACAATTTGACATTGCACGTACCGAAGAAGATTTACACCAGATTCTCAGTCTTCAAAAATTGAATTTAAAGAATGAAATTTCTGATGAAACTAAAAAAGAACAGGGCTTTCTGACGGTCAATCACAAGATTGAAGAATTAATACTAATGCAGCAAAGTACGCCTCAGATCGTTGCCAGAGCAAATGGCCGGATCGTTGCATTTGCATTGGGCATGCTTCCGGAATTGGGAAAACTAATTTCTGATCTGCAACCGATGTTTACCTTACTGGAAGGATTAAACTGGCATTCTGTAAAGCTGCCAGCTTACCGGTATTACATTATGGGGCAGGTTTGTGTTGATGTCAATTTTCGCGGACAAGGCGTTTTTGATCAGCTGTATCAGAAGCATAAAGAAGTTTACAGTACTGAATATGACCTGTGTATCACAGAAATTTCAACATCAAATACAAGATCCCAGCGTGCTCACGAACGTGTTGGTTTTGAAACAATACATACCCATCTGGATCATGTAGACGAATGGAATGTAGTTGTCTGGGAATTTTAA
- a CDS encoding glycosyltransferase family 2 protein, with protein sequence MIEEKVTRSRKKNDYLFSILIPSWNNLAYLKLCISSIRKNSSFKHQIIVHVNEGIDGTLEWVKEQEDIDYSSSKQNIGVCYALNTSATLAVTDYILYLNDDMYVCPDWDKNIYEEIKNIGHNQFFISGTAIEAFPQSSCSIKGDFGCDTSSFQEDRLLKEFNKLPMQDWQGATWPPNVVHKDVWDTIGGYSIEFSPGMYSDPDFSMKLWKMGIRIFKGVSESRVYHFGSTSVKRVKKNNGYYTFINKWGLTSGTFSRYYLKKGKVYDGPLSELDIPLPIRLKNLVKRIRGTF encoded by the coding sequence ATGATTGAAGAAAAAGTAACCAGGTCACGTAAAAAAAATGACTATCTGTTTTCAATACTGATTCCTTCGTGGAATAATCTGGCGTACCTTAAACTATGTATTTCAAGTATCAGGAAAAATTCGAGTTTCAAACACCAGATCATTGTACATGTAAACGAAGGCATTGATGGCACACTGGAATGGGTGAAGGAACAGGAAGACATTGATTACTCTTCAAGTAAGCAGAATATCGGGGTATGTTATGCACTGAACACGTCTGCTACACTGGCAGTTACTGATTACATTTTGTATTTAAATGATGATATGTATGTATGCCCGGACTGGGATAAAAATATATATGAGGAAATAAAAAATATAGGTCACAATCAGTTTTTTATTTCCGGAACCGCCATTGAAGCTTTTCCGCAAAGCAGCTGCTCGATCAAAGGAGATTTCGGATGTGATACTTCTTCGTTTCAGGAAGACAGGTTGCTTAAAGAATTTAATAAATTGCCGATGCAGGATTGGCAGGGAGCAACCTGGCCGCCTAATGTAGTGCATAAAGATGTTTGGGATACAATAGGTGGTTATAGTATTGAATTTTCACCGGGAATGTATTCAGACCCGGATTTTTCCATGAAATTATGGAAAATGGGAATCCGGATTTTTAAGGGTGTCAGTGAAAGCCGTGTGTATCATTTCGGTTCAACATCGGTGAAACGGGTTAAAAAAAATAATGGTTACTATACATTTATCAACAAATGGGGTTTGACCTCAGGTACCTTTTCCAGATATTACCTGAAAAAAGGAAAAGTTTATGATGGCCCTTTAAGCGAACTGGATATTCCATTGCCAATACGCTTAAAGAATCTTGTTAAAAGGATAAGAGGTACTTTTTAG